Genomic window (Eremothecium sinecaudum strain ATCC 58844 chromosome VI, complete sequence):
GATACTTAATAGAGTTCAAAGTAGCTTTGAATAAACATCAAACCACAGGGACTCAGCTCATTGTTACTCCTTTTTGCTACCTCAATTGATTTTAGCAAGTTTCTATACGGATCAGTAAACCTTCTGTCATTAAGTCGAGTTATAAGTTGAACAATCAAATGTCACGTTTTTTCTCTCGTGGGTATCACTATGATAGTGCTACATCAAGTGAAGAAGAGGAGTTTATGTCCTCTTCTGAGGATGACTTAGTTGCATCCTCTTCATCTAATGATGAAGTAGAATCCGAAGACTCCTTTTTCAATGATTCTGAGTCTGATTTTGGAGAGACCGATGATGACGACTCGGACAGTAAGCCATATGGGCCAGATTGGTTTAAGAAGCCTCAATTCCGTAAAGGTGGTGCTACAGGTGCTAGCCGTTTCCTAAAAGGTAATGACTCAGGATCCGATAACTCCGACGGTGAAGAAAGTAAAAAAGTTGTCAGATCTGCAAAGGACAAGCTTCTTGATGAGATGACTGCATCTTACAGTAAGATCGATGCTGCCGATTTGACTCAAGACTGGGTAACTATCCTTGCTGAATTTGAGAACATCAATAGACTAGTTGTGAAGGCACAACAGCAAAACTTCGGTACTCCAAATGTATTTGTAAGAGTGCTTGCTCAGGTTGAAGACCTTGTTAATGCGAATGCACAAGCTAACATCAAACATAAAGTGGCGGCTAAAGCTTTCAATACAGTGAGGCAGAGATTAAGGAAGGCTGCTCGCGAGAACGAGGAATTGTTGGCCAAGTTTAGGGAAGACCCTGCTTCTTTTGAGAAAGAAGCAAATGCTGATGTGCAAACTAATGACATGGATGTTCCTGTGcttggaagaagaaatgCAGATGGAGAGCATGTTAAAGTTGCACACTCTGATTTCTATAGTGCTTTGCGTATGGTCATCGAATCCAGAGGTAAAAAAGGTACCGACATTCAAGCTCAGATCAGGACTATGGAAGAACTCGTAGATATTGCTCAAACCCCATATGAGTCCATTATCGTTTACTTGAACTTGATACCTATTAGATTTGATGCCACCTCTAATTTGACCTATCAGCCATTGGATCAATGGAAGGCCATTCATGCTAATGTTTCTGATCTCCTCACTACATTGGAAGCAAACATTGACAGTTATCATGTTACTGAAATTGCTCCTCGTAACGAATTTATAGAAGAAGAGCCTCAACCTAACGAAAACGGTATTAGAGAGATATTGGGCTCAGTGTTTTCGTTTGTGGAACGTTTGGATGATGAATTTAACAAATTCCTGCTACATACTGATCCTCATTGGAGTGATTATTTTGAGCGTTTAAAGTATGAGCAAGTTATTTACAATTTGATTGTGCGTGCTCAATTATACTTAGAGAAGGTTCTATTAGAGCGTGTTCAACCAGATCATGTCGGTAAGTACATGGCACGCGTATTTATCCGGAGGTTAAACCATATTTACTACAAGAAGGCAAAACATGTTGCAATTATTGAAAGTAATGCCTGGAAATCACTACCAAATGATTGCTCCAAAATCATCAAGTATTCAAGTGACCCTGAATATACTTCCAACTTGATCGATAGGCTTTGTACCCATGTTGCAGCTTCACCAGATCACTTGTTGAAAAAGCGTGCCATTCTGTACCACATCTATTACTTTGCATTGAACAATGAGTTTACCAAGGCTAAAGAAATGCTGGTGCAATCCAGCGTCAGAAATTCCATTAATTCTCTGGACCCATCTATACAAATCTTATTCAATAGAGTCATTGTTCAATTGGGTATTGCTGCATTTAAGTTATGTTTAGTGGAAGACTGTCATGAAATTTTGAATGAAGTGTCTACAGCTCCCCATCTGAGAGATATTTTGGGCCAACAATCCTTGCTAAGAGCATCCAGCAATGTCGGTAACAACAATAACACTCTCTTATCCACTGACCAAGTATGCCTTCCATTCCACCAGCACATTAATCTAGACTTTATTGATTCCGTATACATGACTTGTTCTCTGTTGATTGAAATTCCACATATGGCTGCATACTATTCCGGTGTTAAGGTTAGAAGGCTTCCATTTTCGCAGAAATCCATCCGTCGTGCATTAGAATATTACGAAAAGTCTAACTTCCGAGGCCCTCCAGAGACTATGAGGGATCATATGGTCCACGCTGCGAAGGCAATGCAAAAGGGTAACTGGGCTCAATGTATTCAATACTTGAAAAGTTTATCCACTTGGTCGTTGTTAGGTGAAAACGCTGATGAAGTCTTCATGAAGTTAAGTGAAAGAATTCAAATTGAATCTTTAAAGACTTACATTTTCACTTACAAAAGATTCTACAGTAAACTATCAGTTCCTAAGTTATCAGATTTCTTCAACTTACCTCAGGAACAGGTTGTCAATGTTATTGAATCGATGTGTGAATCCTTTAATATCAAGGGAACTTTGAATGAAACCAAGGAAATGCTTATCTTTGAAAAGGGTGATGAGATTACTAAATTAGAAGAAGCTGTAATCAAGTTGAAGAAAGATATGAAACACAGAAGTGATCGTTTGAACAATAATATTGTCCAACGCTAATGGTTTCTCCTAAAAATACCTTTTCAAATCTACATAATTACAAAGGCAATTATTTCCAGGACATCATGTATGTATATTATATTGTTGTTACTTCACGATATATGCGTGGTTAAAAATCACGATGTATAGGCTTAAAAACGTTAAATAAATATCTTTCCATATTACGTAGATATCAAATAAATATATGGGATGCGTAATTCACCGTTCATAAttaatataaaataaacatAATATATGTTACCtttatataaataaaaagACCCCCGCTAATTTGAACTGATTCTAGAACTACACTTAATATAACCTGTTACCAATACTCCAAGGATAATGCCTAGGTAAATACTCGCTTTGTTCTTTTATCTGTGATAtttttttgattttttcACATACATAATAATTAAAAATGTCTATTATCCGTCCAGGGTGTTTGTCTCTAATCCGTCCACAATGTTTTGTGTCATGGTGGTAATGCTAAATTATGCTCTAATTCCTCCAGTTTTAATTTCTTTACAGGGCAGTATTTGTATTTTGGATACACCAAATGATGATGGTTTTTCTCCACTTTGGAAAATTTCACAAACTCTTCCCTACAATGATTTAATTCTGAATTCCACATCAGCGTGATAACCTGTGCCAAAACCGTATGATTACTAAATTTAGGGTCTACAGGGACGCGCGCATGTCCCGATTGGTTAATGCTAGAAAGTCCGCTTAATCTCGTATCACATGGCCGGTAAAGTTCCTGGTCAATAATCTCAGACAACCTCGATATTTCAGGTAATTCTTGGAAATTCATATCCCGACGGAATTTAGCGGTTTCTAAAAGCAGATCTAAAATAGCATATTCATCTAGTGATGGAAACTCTTTTTGGACGACTATCACTAGATCGCTAACTATCTTGACAACTTTCAAAATAGACAAAGCTTTCATTAGGGACGACCTGTAAAGCATGAAGCTGTTAAGAGGCCTTTTCATTTTACCTTCAATAAATTCATAATACTTGCTTTTACGTTTTCTGTCATCCGATTCCCTTAATAGGTTCATATGACGTAGTCTTAAAAGCAAGAAATCCGAATGTGTCAATTTCGATTCGGGAGATGTACCCGCCGTAAAATCGTTGTAACCAGATGATGTTCGCACTTCAATTTCGTATGGCCATTTTGATTTACCCTTAGGTGATCTTACAGTATAACGAGGGAATTGCTTCAATTGTCCCGGGCATCTTTTTTTACGCTGATTCAACCACACCCACTTGTTAAGAGTAACTGCATCTTCGGACAACAAAGCTGCAGTTTCATCCGCACTTCTTAACTTCGCAAAATATGGCTCAAATTCCAACGCTAAGATTTCCAATTTTTTCGACAAATACTTCTGCTGAGGGAAAAGTTCAAACACTTCGTATGCAGTATCTAAGGCCACATTTTTCTCTTGCAACTTCGAAATAATATGCGACATGCATTCGGGTGTCATTGGAGACACTGGAACCCATTCTGATTTGTTCTCCATTTCTACCTTGGTTGTATCACATTGCATAGATAATTGCGCTTGTGCAACATACTTGTAAATTGCCGGATGGTGGTTTCCATGTGTACTGGATACACCATTAACATGCGAAAGGGTACTATGTGTACCGTTCATATCCTTTAAGGAAGTGTAAGGTACCCGATTAGTAGTGCCATTGTGGTTGCTCATTAAGCTATTTTTAGCATTGTAGGCACTCCCAATGCCGCTGGCATCACTAGCGCTGCTGCTAATACTGCTAATACTGCCACTATGATTCAAAATACGACCCATAGATCCTCCCATTGCTTGCGGAAATGACATGGAATTACCATATCCCATGGCAGCAGGAGAATCATTTGGAAGCATACCTGAACAAATAGACCGCGATCTCTTGAATCCTTGACCTGCTCCATGAGGAGAACTATTAATAGATGACACCGGGGTAACTTTGTTTAAAACctgctgctgttgctgaaTCTGATGCTGAATTTGTTGGATTTGCTGCTGCAGCTGTTTTTTCTGTCGCAGTGATCCATGGCACTGCAAAATGGTATCTTGCGATCTTGATCGTGTATGTGTATTCTGcagttgttgttgttgcagctgttgctgttgcagttgttgctgttgcagttgttgttgttgttgttgttgttgttgttgttgttgttgttgttgttgttgttgttgttgttgttgttgttgttgttgttgttgttgttgctgccgttgctgttgttgttgctgctgctgttgttggtaGGGTTCCGATACTTCGGTGTCGATAGAATTGCACCAATTGTCAAAAATTCCCGCGTTCCAATTTATGGCGGATCCGACATGGTTTGTAGGCTGGTTCGCAGTGTCTCCCTCCTGGAGAGAAAAGGCGTTGTTATATGTAAGATTTTGTAATAAAGGGTATTCAGTAGACAATGGCTTCTGTTGTTCTTGAAAAGTACTGTTTGTACTTCCAAGCGCATATAGCGGTTCGAGATCAACTTCAAATCCACTGCTGGCGGTAGTCGTAGCACTGTTACCGCTGTCCTGCCGCTGGTGTTGATTTACCGGGTTTACAGACTGCAAAAGCCTTTGACGAGTCCCAGCAGGCATCGTAACCAGCGGCTGCTGTGGATTCATAATCTGTTGTTGTGCTGATCGATCATCACTGGGTGATATAAGCACCTTCGACAGATTGAATATACCATCTTCACTATCAGAAAGCGAGTTCAATCGCGAAAAAACCTCCTCACCatcttcgtcttcttcctcatcatcattCTCGTCCAGATCAGCTTCTTCTACTTTACGTTTAGCCGATTCGATCCAGTTTTTCCCTCCATTCTCTGGGATACAAGGTGTAGTGTATTCTAATGGCATCCCATATATCCTAAGTTGGGTCTGATCACTTTTCTCCTTCGTACTAACCCACCGGCTATCCAGATCAGTCATTCTTAACCCTGCTTAATGCTAATATAACCGTCAAATTAACCCACACAAGACCCTAACTTTTATATCCCACACGTACTCAAGCCCTTATGCCTGAAGCCTTCTTTGCCTGCTCACACGCTTAGTCACGCCCTCACTCCGATCCTCGACTTTCGCGCTCTATGTGCCTAACAACACGCGAGCCGAGCGTCTCCGTATTAAAAAACCTCCCTAATTAAGTCACCAGTCTGTAAGTCGCAGGATGTACTCTTACTGCCACGCTCTCCACTTCGGGCCGATAGGGTTTCAGTATGTTTAAACCACCCTATTCACTGTTACTCTGAgattaataataatcaCCTACGGTTATTAGCACAGTTTCTCCTTTCTTCGCGTTATTTTGGAAAATCAGATCACCACTCTTATCCTTGATATAATTAGACACCGATACTAAACATTAGGTATGCTACTTGGAACGCTTATATACTCTTGAACGTATGTTTCGCCTATGTGTTTATCATTAGAAGTGTTTCTCGTATGTGAAACCTTTGCCACTTAATTATTTCATCAGAAATTAAAACGGAAACATTACGGTGGCCCCTGAAGAAAGAATTTTAGCGTCCGGTGAAGATGGGAGTAATCCATCAACTGGCTGGCAATCTTGCAGTGCCAGGGGTTTCGTCGTGCATTCCGGGCGCGGCGGGGTGCGCAGGCACTTGGGCACAGTGCAACTCCGGCGACAGAAGATAACCACAGATACAGCACGTTTTGTGGGGCGGGCAGACCGAAGGGCGCAAGGATACGTGTATGCGCCCGCCGCCGACACAGGCGCAAAAGTGGGGGGGGGCAAAGACATGGTTTTTAGGCGGCTGCGTTGATTATATCATCGGCATTAATGCCCGAGCGCTCGCACATTTCGTGGAAGATGGAATTTTCGTTGTATAGGTTAATCGGCGTGTCAAGACCCGCTACCCGGCCCTGATCCAACACTAAAATTCGGTCATAGAAAAGGATGGTTTTGAGCCTGTGGGCAATACAGAGCACCGTGGAATCTGCGAATTGTGAGACCAAAAGTGCCTGGATTTTAGCGTCGGTCTGAAAATCTACGGACGATGTGGCCTCGTCGAGAATAAGGATTTTTGAGCGTCTAACTAAAGTGCGCGCGAGAGCAATGTATTGACGCTCCCCGACAGAGAAGTTACCACCGTCCTCGGAGACTGGCTGATCAAGATGGAACTTGTTGTGCCTTAGAGCATCTGGGCTTGTATCTTGTGCATCTGCTTCGTCCACTGCGCCCGAACGGATCAGGGCATCCCATAGTTCTTTGTCAGTGTGGACGGAAAACGGATCAAGATTTTTCCGGATAGTTCCGCGGAACAGTACAGGGTCCTGCGGGATGATTGAAAGCCGGCTACGTAAGTCGTATAAGCCGATCTTACTAATATCAATGCCACCTATCGTGATGGTTCCTTTGTACAATTCGACTAATCGATATAGGGCGGAAAGTATTGAAGACTTCCCTGCCCCGGTACGACCGCAAATGCCAATCTTCTCCCCGCTTCTAATTTGGATCGAAAAGTCATGTAGTACAAGGGGCAAACCGGGCCTATACGCAAACGAGACATCTGAGAAGTTAATGTCCGCTGATTCAGGCCAGGAGTCGGGTGGCTGCAGTTCAGGGATACGATAAGGAGCTTCCTGAGGAATATCTGTTGCATATTCGATGATACGTTCCGCGCTGTTCATGTTAAGCTCTAACTGCGTCATCGTACGTAACAAAGTGTTAAAGTCTGAAGGTAAGCCTAACACGTAAACTAATAGCACTCCTACTGACGCGGGAGAGACATTAACGGCGCGCGTAATACAGGGGAGGACAATAATAAATGCAAATAAAGTTGCAACGAAATCGATAGATATTGCGACCCAACGTTGCAAAGCCACTAATGGAAAACTGGCTTCACACATCTTATTGTAAAAGTAGTCCGTTTTTTTTAGGAAGCGCTCCTCTGCATGATATGCCTTGATCGTGTCCACACCACCTAAGACTTCATTCAGACTGTTGTACACTAGTGATCGCTCGGTAGCTTCTAGCCTCTTAACTTCTCGGGCAGAGCACTGGAAGTGATCTGCTATGAACACATAGGCTAATGCAAGGAACGGGACGGCTATGGCAAACCATGGCATGTAAACTATACATAAGACCACAACACCTAGAATCCTTGTTAACTGGTAAATGACTAGACGTAAGAAAATTGTGCTTTCGTTATCCAAGGTCTCGGTATCCTTTGTGAAACGATTTAGGATACGCCCAATAGGAGTTGTATCTATAAAACTAGCAGGGGTGTGTAGAACTCTGTGAAAAGCTTTTAGATTCAGATTTTTAGCTGCATTCAGTCCCATGTAACAGATCATAGTAAATTCACAATTTGATACGATAAAGTTTAACATCACAAAGCAGAAGTATAATCCCATGTAAAAAGCATCCGAACGTCCACTAAACCTGTAATCGGACCAGTATGATAACCACACGGAATAGAATAAGGAAAAGAAAGTAGTAACAACAATTAGTATCAGTAACAATGGTATCATAAAAAACTCTTTGCCGTTTGTACCAGCTAATAGGTACTTTTTATAAACGCTGAATGGAATGCCGTTCGTTCCTCGAGCCTCCGCTTCAATTAAACGTCCCCTGGCTTCGAAATCGTCGTGAACATCAAACATTGATAAACTGTCAGTAGCCGAGACTGCTGACTTCATTTTTATTAGTTTGCTACTGGTATTTGCCTTCGCGTCCTCTAAATTGAAAGGTTGCCATTTTTCTTTGGGCTCACTTTCATCATGTTTGGTAACCGAAGATAGTTCTAACAATTTGGCAAAATTTGAGTTAGAAGCTCTTAGCTCATCTATAGTACCAACTTCAACCGAGCCATCGTTGTCAAGAAATATTATCTTAGACGCGTCCTTTGCTAAATGTATTTGATGCGTCGCTATGATCCTAGTCTTATTGTGAAGTCTTTTTATGATACATTCTTCCATGATATGAGAACCAACGCGTGAGTCTACCGCGCTGAAAATGTCATCAAATAAATATATGTCGCTTTCCTTGTAGACACATCTTGCCAAATTAATACGGGCCTTTTGACCACCAGATAATGTTATTCCTCTCTCACCAATTTCAGTATAATCTCCTCCCGGAAAAGTATCCAGATCGCTCCGCAAAGAACAAGCTCTGATTACTTCTTTATACCGTTCTTCGTCAAAGGGTGAGCCGAAAGTAACATTTTCACGGACAGTTGCATTTTGAACCCATGGGTAGCCACAGAATAGGACATTACCGTTCACATTAAGTGATCCTGCTGTTTTTGTCATTAACCCTGCTAGAGCATTCAACAATGAGGTCTTACCTGCCCCAATAGCACCAGCCACGAAGACTAGCTCACCCTTCTTTATTTCCAAATTAAGATCATGAAAGCCACGGAATCCACTTTTAGAAAGATCTACTAAACTTTCTGTTGAATAAGTAATCTCTGACTTTTTCATAACGGAATTACTACTTTCAGATGAGTTATCCTGTTCATCTTCATATTTTGGCCATTCAAATGAAGCAGCAACAAGCGTCAAAGCACTTGAAGAGGATGGATGTTTTTCACTAGGCAGTTGTACATCATCTTCGGCACTCCCTTCCGGTACCTCCTCAGCTTCCAGGAAGGCTTGGATACGCCTTGTAGATTCAAGACAGTCTGCTGCCGTGTTAAGCGCAATTGGCAAAAAAAATAGCTGTAAACTTAATGCATTGAAAGCACCTAAAGTCGAAAACATATTCGCAGCTGTTCTTCTATCATTGGCTACTCTATACATGACCAAGAAGATTGTCATGGCAGAAAAACTTGGTACCGCAATTGTTGCAGCATCCAGAAAATTTCTCAAGTACTGCATCCGCTTAACGTATTTTATCTCGTTTTCTCTCTTATCTTTTACACTTTCCTCGTAAGCGTCTTCCCATGCGTAGAACTTTAACACACGCATGTTGTTAAGAATATCCTTCACAATTGTAACACGCGCATCCGTCTGTGTATTAGCGGCAACTCTTAATTTCAGCATGATATGAAACACTGCAACAAAGGAAACTACAATTACCAAAAATACTCCAATACCAACAAGAGCTACCGGTCCCACAGTCAATAACAGATAGATCACGGTTATTATTAAACTAGGGAAAAAAGTGAATAAAAACGGCTGGAATGCAAGTCCAAATTCAAGCCGTGAACTATCGGTACTAAGCATTGACATTATTTTTCCACTAGACCATTTATGTCTAGCAGCTCCTGACAATCTTAAGGTTTTTGATATAACCGCTTTCGTTAAAACAGCTACTGCCTGCGTACCGGAAATCGTAGACAAATGTAGAAAGTGGTTAAATAACACACCACAAGTAAATAAAACAATGGACGATGCAAAAACGTAACCTATCCCGGGCCCAATGCTATTGTTAGCTGGGTTGATCGCCTCTATAATACGCTTCATAAGTAGCGGCTGAATTGTCCCTAACATACTACCCAAAACACAGTAAAAAATAGAACGGCTATACTGCCATTTGAAAGTCCAAAATAGGGCTTTAATTAAAACTTTATCCTTCAATTTTGCATTCGCTACTACCTCATCCCAAGATGCGTCAGGGTGTTCTTTTGCATATTTATTACGCGCTTCATCGACATATTTCGATAAATGCTTGTCAAAAATCCGGTAATTGGACTCTACTGACATCTTGGGGTCAATTGCCCACAAATCATTGGGTTGCAATGTCCTTCTGTAGCCAACCTTCAATAGGGGCATTAACCAGAAGAAAAACAACCGAGAGAGCGGGTTTGCACGACGCATTGGATATACCTTCCTCTCACAAGGATCTGGTACAGGCGGGATTTTCTTAGAATGCACCGCCCTGAAAATCCGTTTCTGAGGATAAATGCCTGAAGCACTTATTCTTTCTTCATCAGCCTTACTAAGGAAGTCTGTAGCAGCGCTTACCGTAAAACGTTCATCTCCTTCCTTATATTCGAGAGCTTCAGTCTCGGTAACTGAATTACTATAACCTTCAGTCTTCATAACTGAATAGTTTTGCACCAACTATTGGAAAGAGGAAAATGTTTGTAAAGGGACATTTAGTAAGACTTTAATAGCAATTGGTTATCGCTGCAACATTGCTAAGTAAAAAGGAATCGGATATATTTTTTTATCATGATTACTAATAAGAGGTACGTTTTTGCACGTTCGCAAACAAAACTGCTGCCGATAGTTGATAATATATTCTGCAATCTTTGTAATCTTTTGTATTTTTAATTTAACACCCCAGGTATACCGAACGCATATTGTTGTTAATCTTGTAAACAAACTAACAACAAACGGCGAAAATTGCGGATCCCGAAGTAATTttatttgaagaaaacCTTTTATATGTCTAGGCAAGTAGAAGATGACTTACTCTAAGACTCTATAATCCACTAACAGTAATATTGTTGGGCCGATTATTTATAACTAAATTTCTCTTATTTATTTACATTCTAGTAATTACAAATAACATTGCAGATGCAGATGcattttttaaaaatacTCGAATAGTGCCTCACAATCCTCAAATCCTGGGTTTAGGAAATCGAATGCGTTGACAAAGTTGCTATTAGGCAGTTGAATCGGAGGCTCTTTGTATTTTTGTAGGATAAATTCGTAATTAAGCTGTAACTTTTTACTCGTTCGAGCTTCTAGGGTATTTTTCATAATTGATACTAAACGAGCGAATAAGAAAAGAAAGTTGTTCAGAAGATTCGTAAAATTGTCTCCTGTTGTCATTTCCATTGGAAACGTGTTTGTTTCATGTGCTGTAAAAGGTGTAGGTGTAGTTAAGCTTGTGTGCACGCGATTCAGAAAGTTGAGAAGCAAATTCATGTCACCCTCGAATTGAAACTCGTCTTTCTGTAATGCAAGTGAAAAGCAGAAAATGTCAATGCAGACGACAAAGAATGCCCATGCATTAACCCTTATCACCACATTGAGGTAATTTTGAGCCAAGGCGATGGTGAATTCTAGTATTCTCCTGGATGACTGTACGCCTTTGTATTCAGGCTCATGCGAAAGCTTTGAAGTGGCTTTAAGGTATTTTTCAACTTTGAATCTACATCTTTGAACCAGTAGTGTATCTAGTAGATGGAGAATTGTATTTTCCATAACCAAGACACCCTGAGCCTCGGTAGTGCTCCCGGTCATATTTGAGCTTTGAAAAAGTCTGCCATCGCGCCAGCACTTCGGTAGTGATAATTGGTGTTCCTCTAGATCCCTCTGGATACTTTTTATGCGTCTATATTGACGTTTAGGATTGCATTCTGTAGAACAGTCATACAAACCTGCGTATACTCGACTGGTTAAGGTGCAGAGCTTGACATGGTAGTGTCCGGCTATGGACAAAAACCCTTTTGACTTTAGTATGGTGTCATACAGATCCTCGGCAAATTCTGGATCGTATTCTTTAGAGTGGCCGGCTGACTTGATGGAAACCCTTTCGAGCAGTTCGAAAGTTTTATCCTTTTCCGGTAGCTTGGTTGTGGTGTCAAAAGTAGCCACAACAGGAGGCTTACCAAGAATAACCGAGAATCTCAAGTCAATAGCCCGGCACATCCACCAAACCCCCCGTCTTTCTTCCAGGTCAGCTTCACTCAATGTCGTATAAGTGGACTCGGAATGTAGTCCTAAATCCTGCGAGAGACGTACAGCAACAGATATCAAGGAGTACGATGCATATATGGCACCACTGAGACCTGTGTATATAATTAAATGGACAATCGCCTTTATGGAGATCATACCTTCCGATGCAAGTGCCACACGATAAGCAAGGCTTAGAGAGGTTCCCACAAACTCTTCCTCGTACTTCTGTATGAGGTGAGGCGGCAACTCCATAAGTAAATCCGATACGGTTTCCATACTTATGGTTCCCAACCTTAAGAAAAGGCATACTAAAGCGCTTATTATATTTACAATCATAAGCTCTGACGACTTCATTGATGCAGCATCGTCACTGAGTTTCTTATAGAGCGCGTCAACGTCAACGTCTCGTATATGTACAGGAAGAACTTCCGACGGAGTGAACCGCTTGTAAATTTCTAACATATAGCCCATCACAGTAGAGCTACTGAGATTTTGTTCGACTGATGGCTTCGCGGTAACAACTTGATTCCGACTAGAAATATGCGCTTGCCACTGTGAAATCCGTTCAATGTCAGCTTCAGAGTTAGCACTTCGCTCGTGTACCCATTCTAATCCTCGCGGAAAAACAACAGAATAGGAAGACATTAAACCAATGCCATTCACAAATCCCCTATTCCACCTCACAGGCTGGTCACTCTCGTCCAGAGCTACTAAACTCTCATCATGAAGTCCATCTCGGCTCGCTGAACCGCTCATTTCACTCGCTGACCACTCAACAGAACATCCTTCTTCCTTTTCCCCAGTCGTAGATGAGCAACTGGCAGCTTCGCCTTTGTTCAGTCTTTTACTAAACTCATCACCGTCATGCGATCGCGTTCGCCTTTTCCTCCCTCGGCCGCCAGACCCACCAGTGTTAAGCATCGACACAATCTGCTCAACATATGCCTCTAATCGATCAATCTTCGACACCACCTTATTAAACTGCTCTGCTTTATTCGACATTCACTTTTGAGAACCCTGGATGGAATGCTGCTACAGCTTAAATCCCACTTTCATCCGCTTTCAATTTCAGTGAACAGATTGGGACCTGCTTATTTAAACACGATTGCTCTTTTAAAACATTACGCCTTCCGCTCCGAAAGCGAGCACGTGTTCTTACGTTTATAGTGATCTCGTTTGCTCAACCACAGTGA
Coding sequences:
- the YOR1 gene encoding ATP-binding cassette transporter YOR1 (Syntenic homolog of Ashbya gossypii AGL346W; Syntenic homolog of Saccharomyces cerevisiae YGR281W (YOR1)); its protein translation is MKTEGYSNSVTETEALEYKEGDERFTVSAATDFLSKADEERISASGIYPQKRIFRAVHSKKIPPVPDPCERKVYPMRRANPLSRLFFFWLMPLLKVGYRRTLQPNDLWAIDPKMSVESNYRIFDKHLSKYVDEARNKYAKEHPDASWDEVVANAKLKDKVLIKALFWTFKWQYSRSIFYCVLGSMLGTIQPLLMKRIIEAINPANNSIGPGIGYVFASSIVLFTCGVLFNHFLHLSTISGTQAVAVLTKAVISKTLRLSGAARHKWSSGKIMSMLSTDSSRLEFGLAFQPFLFTFFPSLIITVIYLLLTVGPVALVGIGVFLVIVVSFVAVFHIMLKLRVAANTQTDARVTIVKDILNNMRVLKFYAWEDAYEESVKDKRENEIKYVKRMQYLRNFLDAATIAVPSFSAMTIFLVMYRVANDRRTAANMFSTLGAFNALSLQLFFLPIALNTAADCLESTRRIQAFLEAEEVPEGSAEDDVQLPSEKHPSSSSALTLVAASFEWPKYEDEQDNSSESSNSVMKKSEITYSTESLVDLSKSGFRGFHDLNLEIKKGELVFVAGAIGAGKTSLLNALAGLMTKTAGSLNVNGNVLFCGYPWVQNATVRENVTFGSPFDEERYKEVIRACSLRSDLDTFPGGDYTEIGERGITLSGGQKARINLARCVYKESDIYLFDDIFSAVDSRVGSHIMEECIIKRLHNKTRIIATHQIHLAKDASKIIFLDNDGSVEVGTIDELRASNSNFAKLLELSSVTKHDESEPKEKWQPFNLEDAKANTSSKLIKMKSAVSATDSLSMFDVHDDFEARGRLIEAEARGTNGIPFSVYKKYLLAGTNGKEFFMIPLLLILIVVTTFFSLFYSVWLSYWSDYRFSGRSDAFYMGLYFCFVMLNFIVSNCEFTMICYMGLNAAKNLNLKAFHRVLHTPASFIDTTPIGRILNRFTKDTETLDNESTIFLRLVIYQLTRILGVVVLCIVYMPWFAIAVPFLALAYVFIADHFQCSAREVKRLEATERSLVYNSLNEVLGGVDTIKAYHAEERFLKKTDYFYNKMCEASFPLVALQRWVAISIDFVATLFAFIIVLPCITRAVNVSPASVGVLLVYVLGLPSDFNTLLRTMTQLELNMNSAERIIEYATDIPQEAPYRIPELQPPDSWPESADINFSDVSFAYRPGLPLVLHDFSIQIRSGEKIGICGRTGAGKSSILSALYRLVELYKGTITIGGIDISKIGLYDLRSRLSIIPQDPVLFRGTIRKNLDPFSVHTDKELWDALIRSGAVDEADAQDTSPDALRHNKFHLDQPVSEDGGNFSVGERQYIALARTLVRRSKILILDEATSSVDFQTDAKIQALLVSQFADSTVLCIAHRLKTILFYDRILVLDQGRVAGLDTPINLYNENSIFHEMCERSGINADDIINAAA
- a CDS encoding fungal specific transcription factor domain-containing protein (Syntenic homolog of Ashbya gossypii AGL348W; Syntenic homolog of Ashbya gossypii NOHBY723; No homolog in Saccharomyces cerevisiae; Syntenic homolog of Saccharomyces kluyveri SAKL0H00616g) produces the protein MSNKAEQFNKVVSKIDRLEAYVEQIVSMLNTGGSGGRGRKRRTRSHDGDEFSKRLNKGEAASCSSTTGEKEEGCSVEWSASEMSGSASRDGLHDESLVALDESDQPVRWNRGFVNGIGLMSSYSVVFPRGLEWVHERSANSEADIERISQWQAHISSRNQVVTAKPSVEQNLSSSTVMGYMLEIYKRFTPSEVLPVHIRDVDVDALYKKLSDDAASMKSSELMIVNIISALVCLFLRLGTISMETVSDLLMELPPHLIQKYEEEFVGTSLSLAYRVALASEGMISIKAIVHLIIYTGLSGAIYASYSLISVAVRLSQDLGLHSESTYTTLSEADLEERRGVWWMCRAIDLRFSVILGKPPVVATFDTTTKLPEKDKTFELLERVSIKSAGHSKEYDPEFAEDLYDTILKSKGFLSIAGHYHVKLCTLTSRVYAGLYDCSTECNPKRQYRRIKSIQRDLEEHQLSLPKCWRDGRLFQSSNMTGSTTEAQGVLVMENTILHLLDTLLVQRCRFKVEKYLKATSKLSHEPEYKGVQSSRRILEFTIALAQNYLNVVIRVNAWAFFVVCIDIFCFSLALQKDEFQFEGDMNLLLNFLNRVHTSLTTPTPFTAHETNTFPMEMTTGDNFTNLLNNFLFLFARLVSIMKNTLEARTSKKLQLNYEFILQKYKEPPIQLPNSNFVNAFDFLNPGFEDCEALFEYF